The DNA region TCGGTCGGCTCACTTATTTCGTCCAGATTAAACGGTAGAGATAACCTTTAAATTTGAGCCGTATGATCTTGTTCGAATGACTCGGCTTCATTGACTGCGTAAATTTAGGAGTTCCCTGAGTGTAAGGAATCCAAAGTGGGTAGGAGGAAACTATTCTGGATTTATAGTATGTTTGTATTAGCTTCTCTttctttagaatcaattctgacatgCAGTAGCTACTCACAAAAGTTTGTTCCCATAATtgattaaagcttcagaatcaACTGTAGAAGTATAAGTGATTAAGtttgataataattttttgttgtttacCTTGTTTCTTACTAATGTGTTATGTTTTCCTTTTGCAGATTTTATGTAGATAATGTTCCTATGAGAGAAGTTGAGAGAACAGAATCCATGGGAGGGGATTTTCCCTCAAAGCCAATGAATTTGTATGCCACCATATGGGATGCATCTGATTGGGCCACCAATGGAGGCAAATACAGAGTAAATTACAAATATGCACCCTATGTTGCTCACTTCTCTGACCTTGTCCTGCATGGCTGTGCAGTTGATCCTATTGAGCATGTAACCAAGTGTGACATTGCTCAAACCTCTGATGCAGTTCCTTCTGGTACCATCACCCCATCACAAAGAGTCAAAATGGAGAAGTTTAGGTTGAAGCACATGACTTACTCTTACTGTTATGACAGAATCAGATATAAAGCTTCTCCACCAGAGTGTGTGATCAATCCCAAACAAGCTGAGAGGCTAAGAAAATTTGATCCTGTCACATTTGGTAATGGCAGAAACCACCATGGAAAAAGACACCACCATAGCAGAGGCAACCAAGCTGAGGCTGTTTCATTTTAATATTGTCCCATATAAAGAAATTCTAATAAATAATTATCTTTTCATCTTTCAGTTTGATTTGCCTGAGTTAGCAATATATCATTTTCCCTTTTACTTTCATTTTGAtgtatagagagagagaggattgGTCATAGAAGTCCATAATATGATAGTTATGATATGGTTGTTGCTGGTTGGTTTTTGTATAGTTCATCATCCCTTTAGGTTCCCTGGTATTTTGTCATTTGATGTCTTGTGCACTACAAATGGAATCTattgatgatttaaatatttaGACACACCTCATGAAATGGTTTCAATAAACTATTTATCGCCATGAgttatttattacatttttttgcatcagcttcagcttcttttTAGCACAATTCTTAGTACATGTTTAGATACATGATGGAAAACCATAGTGAGTCAAAATTAAAGTTTTTCAGCTTTTGTGACTGTCTatatgtatccaaacatacaaAGAGAAGATTTTGCTCGGAATTGATTCTAAACAATTGTAGTTCAGCACAATCAATTATTTATCCAGAAACCTTTCACAGAAGCCTGACAAATGTAGAAGGGTTTGTCAAACAATGCACTTAATGGATGTTAGGTATGAATTATTTTTGTTGGTAGTGCTCATCCAATTTGAAACCAATGCAAATTGCTCTATCATTGGTCCATGACTGTACTAAAAAATATGTCTCACAAGGTCAGATTTGTCAGCTTCAGGACATAAAATGTTGTCATTTTGTCAATCTAATAGGAATCCAAAGTCAAGGTGAATGTGACTAGTGCTGCAGTAGAGGTGATGCAAGTGGTGCTTAGTTTACTGGTACCTTCATAAAATAGTGTCCAAAATTTCTAactttacttttttctttccaaTGATTTTGTCTTCTACTCTTCTAGCATGTAGACTCAGTTGGGGATTTGAATTGGGCAGTTGGGATCTCTATAGATACAACATAGGGAGTGGTTATTATTGACTTGTTATTCTGTTACAAGTCTCTAGAGCTGTCAATACGGGTCAACCCGACCCATATGGGTCAGCCCGTATGGGTTGGGTTCAAAACGGGTTGGGTTATGTCAACCCGGGATCTTAACGAGTCAGGAAAATATGAACCCAACCCGACTCGCAACGAGCTCGCGGGTTGACAGGCTGGCTCGCGGGctgagtgaaataaatataaaaaattgagaaattggattagaaaatgtttaaaatgctataaaaaaaataatttcaaaaaaatacttatagaaattggtatcaactcataaaaagaggtttatcaacgcaattatttttatctcacatttgaaatatagaaaaatagttTTGTTTACAggatttaagaacacaattattttactgtcacatttaaaatgagataaataatataataataataaataaaacataaaaaattgactaaaattaaaagaaatgaaaatttcaatttttctatctaaaattaatccataaaactaacctggaattaaagagaaataaaataaattttttaattaaaaataactctaacccgacgggttggctcgCTTGACTCGCGGGTTGGCCCgtctaacccgcgggttaaacgagccgggttgcgctaacccaagttcttttcgagctggaatttaaccaacccaacccgactcatttagccaacccgtcgagctggctcgcgggttggaacccatattgacagctctacaTGTCTCTCTTCCTAAGTAGAACCGTAAACATAAGAAAATTGTCTCCCATTTATCACAAATTTTTTTTCAACTTGAAAAGCAAATTGTTTTCATACCAATTAATTGGGTGGAGTCGCCCGCCCGGGACGCCTTTTGAGTAAGGCGACGTACCAGTCTGGCGAGGAACATTGGCAATGATGGACGGTCTTATGGTCTATCATCTTATTAGTAGTCTCATctgccagctggaagattcatTTGGGTTTGTCTTATTTGCATATGGATTTGGGCCTTAAGTGTAAGGTCCAAATGTAGGAACAATCTAGATAATGACAACACACACTATAAAAGGGAGGTCCTTACCTTGTATCTGACAACTTTTACgatcattaatgagaatattacctttttattacatcatttctttatttgtgCTGTGCTAGGGTTTATCCTTATACCTTTCATACCTAGATAAGGTTTAGTACAGAGCAGGGTGTAACGGGTGTTCATGGGACTAGTTGGACTTTTTTTTCACCAGCCTAAAATATTGACCGAGCTAGTTTTTAATCCTGAATTTGTTTTAGATCCGAAGAAATGCGATAAGGTATGTGTTTGAAAAGAAACTTCGTTTTACATACAGGGTAAagtgaagagagaaagaagtaGAAGAGATGAAGGAGACTAGGCACAACACGCAAGctgtattttaatataaaattcaaTGGTCATAATTGTTTACCAAGCAACATGAGTTGTTTAAAGGTAGTCgttagattaattttttttagagcggacgaaaaaaaaaaacactacgCAGATTAGCATAGGGTTTCCGTTTAGAAAATTTGAACAAGATCCAAGACTTGAATGCATTTATATAAAATCTATTATTTGAATGAGATATTGATTCCGAGGATAGGGAGATGCATCCGCGGACAACTTAAGTACTAAACCTTTCTTAGCAAGAATCCtccaaattataattattatagttatgatatctcttactcaaaataaaataaatcaaatcacAACTGTTATAGTTATGATATCTCTCATTCCAATTTCAAATCTGAATTTATGACTTAATCAAATCTAATCATTTCCTTTATTAGGTGAATCATTCACGTATCGGGAATTAAATGATTTAATCACATCTAATCTTTCCTTAATTGTATGAAACATTCATGAATAAAAAATGATGGCTAGGGTTCAACTCTTGAACCCTAATTTAGAGCCTCAAACATGAACTCTTCATGTTCTGCAAAACGGCAACTCAAAGATCTAGCGATCAATA from Lotus japonicus ecotype B-129 chromosome 2, LjGifu_v1.2 includes:
- the LOC130737386 gene encoding probable xyloglucan endotransglucosylase/hydrolase protein 28 translates to MGEGHMGFMFCFSLLLVLSSGSSRNLPIIAFEEGYTHLFGDNNLIIHEDGKSVHLSLDERTGSGFVSHDLYLHGFFSASIKLPADYTAGVVVAFYMSNGDMYEKNHDEIDFEFLGNIRGKNWRVQTNVYGNGSTNIGREERFGLWFDPSEDFHQYSILWTDSKIIFYVDNVPMREVERTESMGGDFPSKPMNLYATIWDASDWATNGGKYRVNYKYAPYVAHFSDLVLHGCAVDPIEHVTKCDIAQTSDAVPSGTITPSQRVKMEKFRLKHMTYSYCYDRIRYKASPPECVINPKQAERLRKFDPVTFGNGRNHHGKRHHHSRGNQAEAVSF